The following are from one region of the Carassius auratus strain Wakin chromosome 13, ASM336829v1, whole genome shotgun sequence genome:
- the LOC113112580 gene encoding uncharacterized protein C6orf203 homolog, which produces MQNLPVQALALRQLGRLNSLQLLTPCHASGLSMWCHEHYTLVSLWGSATPQTHRTAMWPRSWDTRQSWLLHHSRLKSTGKKGKQKIMQQEEEEEEEDAETSDYEDELPDDPGLPKDYKDHEKTVQSLRFDLVLKTGLDIARNGVEDAFYNLKLRLNGQKLTKKSKMVKVGDTLDLILNEDKEVDTVLLKRVILKKVVGETKDTEKQRVILRSWKHLQLPRKHVYKQ; this is translated from the exons ATGCAGAATCTGCCAGTGCAGGCGCTGGCCCTGCGGCAGCTAGGCAGACTGAACTCCCTCCAGCTGCTCACTCCATGCCATGCCTCTGGTCTCAGCATGTGGTGCCACGAACATTACACGCTCGTCAGTTTGTGGGGTTCAGCCACTCCTCAAACACACCGTACAGCTATGTGGCCAAGATCATGGGACACTCGGCAGAGTTGGTTGCTTCATCACTCCCGGCTCAAAAGCACGGGAAAAAAAGGGAAACAAAAAATTatgcagcaggaggaggaggaggaggaggaagatgcaGAGACTAGTGATTATGAGGATGAGCTTCCAGATGACCCAGGCCTGCCAAAAGACTATAAAGACCATGAGAAAACTGTCCAGTCTCTACGTTTCGATTTGGTATTGAAGACCGGATTGGACATTGCACGAAA TGGTGTGGAGGATGCTTTCTATAACCTCAAATTGAGACTGAATGGTCAGAAACTCACCAAGAAGAGCAAAATG GTTAAAGTGGGGGATACACTGGATCTGATCCTAAATGAGGACAAGGAAGTGGACACAGTCTTGCTGAAGAGAGTGATCTTAAAAAAGGTGGTTGGAGAGACAAAAGACACAGAAAAGCAGAGAGTTATTCTAAGAAGCTGGAAACACCTCCAACTTCCCAGAAAGCATGTGTACAAGCAGTAA